Proteins encoded within one genomic window of Triticum aestivum cultivar Chinese Spring chromosome 2D, IWGSC CS RefSeq v2.1, whole genome shotgun sequence:
- the LOC123050853 gene encoding uncharacterized protein, protein MGDEIVGDALLVWDLAQVIWGTAATRAAERRLQRCVWGVMHRPGLVLGRQSRSTGCKSSSSTSMAPTTIRPHILRILCERMLLLETWIQSNDLSDKEASSHVNMCSFKTEKHCWGFLTVTKGMQPTSIVQRATDVSVPMLCFTELREK, encoded by the exons ATGGGAGACGAGATCGTCGGCGACGCGCTGCTGGTGTGGGATTTGGCCCAGGTGATCTGGGGCACTGCTGCCACTCGTGCGGCAGAACGGCGGCTGCAGCGGTGCGTCTGGGGAGTGATGCATAGACCTGGTCTTGTGTTGGGCAGGCAAAGTCGTTCGACGGGATGCAAAAGTTCTTCATCCACTTCCATGGCCCCAACGACAATACGCCCCCAT ATACTACGAATTCTTTGTGAGAGGATGCTTCTGCTGGAGACCTGGATCCAGTCCAATGATTTATCCGACAAAGAGGCGAGCTCACATGTAAACATGTGTTCTTTTAAGACA GAGAAGCATTGTTGGGGGTTCCTCACTGTCACCAAGGGGATGCAACCTACATCAATCGTGCAGAGAGCCACTGATGTGTCCGTGCCCATGTTGTGCTTCACCGAGCTTCGGGAAAAATAA